In the Nodosilinea sp. FACHB-141 genome, TCCTCGATGATGCGGGCGGGGCTGACGAAGGAGAGGCCCTGCTGGGAGGCGGTGCTGATCATCACTGCTTCGATGACGGGGGCGCTGACGGGGGCAGCGGATTGCCAGGTGACGACGAAGTTGGCCCCGACGCCGCCGGCTGTATTGGTGCGATCGACGACGACTTCGGTGGAGGCGAGGGGGGCGAGCTGAATGGGGGCATCGAGGTAGGTGACGAGGCGATCGCCTCCTGAGTTGTAGTAGTCCAGCGTGGTGATGGTGATGGGCTGGCGGCGATCGCTGTTGCGCAAACTTAGGGTCACCGTCAGCTGAAAGGTGCGGTTGGCTTCGGAATCAAAAATTTCGGAATACACCGGCACGTAGAGGGTTTGCCCCTGCACCGCAGCGGCTGGGGTAGCGGCTAAGACGGTGACGCCGGGGCGATCGCCAAAGCGCTCCTGGGCAGAGAGCGGGGAGGCTGGGCTGGTTGCCGGGGTTTGGATTGCGCAGGCCGACAGCAGACCCAGGCTTAAACAAATCAGCGCTACTCTAAAGCTCATCATTAGACGGGTTCCTCTGATTAGTTGACCCACGCGCACCGACAGTATCACTGGTTGCTCAGGCCGCTAGCTCGGCTCGGCGATCGCCACATACGCGCCCAGACCAATCATGGTGCAGCCCGATGTGAGGCGCTGACCGCGTCTAAAGCTGCCGCTCGTCCGCAGTCTCTGCCCAATCGGCCCGGCAAAAGACGCGACAAAAACATCCACCGCCAGATTCAGAAAATCGGTGATCAGACCCAGCACCAAAAACTGGGTTAAAACACTGCCGCTTTCAATATTGATAAACTGCGGAATAAAGGCTAGGAAAAACAGCGCCGTTTTAGGATTGAGCACCTCAGTAATCACGCCCTGATAAAACGCGCTGCCTCGACGGGGCGACGGCACGGCAGCATCGGCATTGACGAGTAGCATATCTCGACTCAACAGCGTGCGCAGCCCTAAATAAATGAGGTAAGCAGCGCCGGCGTATTTCACCAGGGTGAATGCCACAGCCGAGGTCATCAGCAGGCTAGAAATGCCGACAGCGGCGGCAAAAACATGCACCAGCCCGCCGACAAACAGGCCCAAGGCCGATGAAATGCCCTCAGATTTGCCGCCGTTGAGGCTGCGAGCCAGCGTGTAGAGAATGCCCGGCCCTGGGGTAATGCTGAGAACAAAAGCGGCGGTAAAAAACAGACTAAGCGTTGCTACATCGGGCATGTCAATCTCCGTTAGATTAAATCTTCTATCTAATATCTGCGGTTTTTCAACATCTCCAATGGTGACCCAGCAGACTGTGCCCTATTCCCCAAACCGGGCGGTTCGGCGTTTGGTGCCAAACAGATGGGCATAGACAAACGAAAACTCGCAGCCCGCAAAGAAAATCTGGCAGGCCAAAAAGATCCACAGCATCAGAATCATCACGCTGCCGATCACGCCGTAGGAGACGAAGCGGCTGCCCAGGGTAATGACGCTGTTGCTGACCAGCCACTGCAAGCCCGCCAGCAGCAGAGTGGTGAGCAGGGCACCGGGCCAGATGTCGCGCCAGGAAAGTTTGATTGAGGGCAGAATGCGGAACAGCCCGGCGATCGCAAAACCCAGCGCCAAAAACGACCAGCTCGCCTCCAAGCTTTTGCCTAAAATTGCTTCGTCAATGGTGAGGAAGTCAAAGGTGGCCTGAAAGGTGTTCACCAGGGTGAGAATGACCTTGATGACAATTTGCGACAGCAGCGAGGCCAGCAGCAGTAGCGCTGTGGCGATCACCAGTACAAA is a window encoding:
- a CDS encoding DUF3124 domain-containing protein, with the protein product MMSFRVALICLSLGLLSACAIQTPATSPASPLSAQERFGDRPGVTVLAATPAAAVQGQTLYVPVYSEIFDSEANRTFQLTVTLSLRNSDRRQPITITTLDYYNSGGDRLVTYLDAPIQLAPLASTEVVVDRTNTAGGVGANFVVTWQSAAPVSAPVIEAVMISTASQQGLSFVSPARIIEELQP
- a CDS encoding LysE family translocator, producing the protein MPDVATLSLFFTAAFVLSITPGPGILYTLARSLNGGKSEGISSALGLFVGGLVHVFAAAVGISSLLMTSAVAFTLVKYAGAAYLIYLGLRTLLSRDMLLVNADAAVPSPRRGSAFYQGVITEVLNPKTALFFLAFIPQFINIESGSVLTQFLVLGLITDFLNLAVDVFVASFAGPIGQRLRTSGSFRRGQRLTSGCTMIGLGAYVAIAEPS